A region from the Cryptococcus gattii WM276 chromosome H, complete sequence genome encodes:
- a CDS encoding Hypothetical Protein (Similar to TIGR gene model, INSD accession AAW45641.1), with protein MEGSPSTDDDLRDVFKMLYADDDWALASDSEPEDSDHLSNTDGIDIEVTDNEEQLPIRIYSGRITKKRLFSALDSLFSQGNKSISKRQRIYNPPAPSIPSLILSIQPIPVLPLPETYAPFSALSLLSRLLTFQPYTYFPQYPPGLSPVRAAMKGWVNEGREGLKCEVCGGKWGLGGLQDVGNEEMRSKLGEKLAKGFEERHKKNCAWRICASPENLYEQLRHLIHPPISSSLAPLASHLSLECLTLPSLRFLSPLNSVQVERLANLFKPSLTSSISSTIIDVASQLALFGWFPYHPNNPTIQISLDTLPSRTEIVCCRICRRRIGLWNFSSEKDGVKQFDVLNEHLVWCPIRIQDGEKEWWSVSGLLGGQSTQVKRIEEGGIKDLVKVSERMEKRSWRRS; from the exons ATGGAAGGATCTCCAAGCACAGACGATGACCTCCGCGACGTCTTTAAAATGCTCTACGCCGACGACGACTGGGCATTGGCTTCAGACTCGGAGCCCGAAGACAGTGATCATCTGAGTAACACCGACGGGATTGACATCGAGGTTACAGATAACGAAGAACAACTCCCCATACGGATCTACAGTGGTAGAATAACGAAGAAGCGATTATTTTCGGCTTTGGATTCTCTGTTCTCTCAGGGTAACAAATCCATCTCTAAACGACAACGAATATACAACCCTCCCGCCCCATCAATCCCTTCTCTCATCCTTTCTATCCAGCCCATACCTGTCCTTCCACTTCCGGAAACATATGCTCCATTTTCCGCACTAAGTCTCTTATCCCGACTGTTAACTTTCCAACCATACACATATTTCCCTCAATACCCACCGGGTCTGTCGCCTGTACGGGCTGCTATGAAAGGGTGGGTGAATGAGGGACGAGAAGGATTGAAATGCGAGGTCTGCGGGGGAAAATGGGGGCTAGGAGGGTTACAGGATGTCGGAAATGAGGAGATGAGAAGTAAGCTTGGAGAAAAGCTGGCAAAGGGATTCGAAGAGCGCCATAAGAAGAACTGCGCGTGGAGAATATGTGCATCCCCAG AAAACCTATATGAACAATTGCGCCATCTCATTCACCCCCCTATCTCCTCGTCCCTCGCTCCTCTCGCGTCTCATCTCTCATTAGAATGCCTCACCCTCCCTTCCCTTCGCTTTCTATCTCCTCTGAACTCTGTACAAGTCGAGCGTCTTGCCAATCTATTCAAACCTTCTCTTACGTCCTCCATTTCTTCTACCATCATCGATGTGGCATCTCAGTTAGCGCTCTTTGGCTGGTTCCCTTACCATCCGAATAACCCCACAATACAGATCTCCCTTGATACTCTCCCCAGTCGGACAGAAATCGTATGCTGCCGTATATGCCGTAGGCGCATAGGTCTTTGGAACTTCTCCAGCGAAAAAGATGGAGTGAAGCAGTTTGACGTGCTGAATGAGCACTTGGTTTGGTGTCCTATACGAATTCAAGATGGAGAAAAAGAGTGGTGGAGCGTATCGGGATTGCTGGGAGGACAGAGTACGCAGGTAAAGCGGATTGAAGAGGGCGGCATCAAGGATTTGGTCAAGGTTAGCGAGAGAATGGAGAAAAGATCCTGGAGGAGATCGTGA
- a CDS encoding Hypothetical protein (Similar to TIGR gene model, INSD accession AAW45658.1; CNI00290), with the protein MRPALALLTLLPYLGMTFANTCRAAGTSAVATASSGDASGTRTWFNLLAPWNTAAGGDATTVQAASISSGGIDASATDSSAAHAILAAASVSSGDHFSASSSVTPGTSLVQSAAYPKGSQMGTDLVLSNPSEDCKCGYSISSLNDEYFPFKFAYTFSALSDGDAKDGLAAAGWVVNDGKGVSDGGVVERGGWDLSGFLRQLIPMASGTVTGPLTEISTTRYYNGAKQDSPTENQPEHTMIFTINNWSNGGTGWTHGPPAGEDSNLRVKSVLLYYRTHDVRDMAALDSSCTVSNVCKV; encoded by the exons ATGCGGCCGGCCCTTGCACTATTAACCTTGCTTCCATACCTCGGAATGACCTTTGCCAACACTTGTCGAGCTGCTGGTACATCTGCTGTCGCCACTGCTTCTTCAGGCGATGCTTCGGGCACGAGAACTTGGTTTAATTTGCTCGCTCCTTGGAATACCGCCGCAGGAGGGGACGCTACTACCGTCCAGGCGGCCAGTATCAGTAGCGGCGGTATCGATGCGTCGGCTACAGATTCGTCTGCTGCACATGCCATTTTGGCTGCTGCATCAGTTTCATCTGGGGACCATTTCTCTGCATCTAGTTCAGTCACCCCGGGGACTTCATTAGTCCAGAGTGCCGCTTATCCTAAAGGTTCTCAAATGGGTACCGATCTCGTCCTCTCCAACCCTTCTGAAGACTGTAAATGTGGCTACTCCATATCCTCCCTCAACGACGAGTACTTTCCTTTTAAATTCGCTTACACCTTCTCCGCCCTTTCCGATGGGGATGCCAAAGACGGTCTTGCCGCTGCGGGTTGGGTGGTGAATGATGGAAA GGGTGTTTCAGACGGAGGCGTTGTTGAGCGGGGTGGATGGGACTTGTCAGGCTTTC TTCGACAATTGATACCGATGGCGTCTGGTACAGTAACTGGCCC CCTAACGGAGAT CTCGACAACGAGGTATTACAATGGTGCGAAGCAGGACTCACCTACTGAAAACC AACCGGAGCATACGATGATATTCACAATCAATAATTGGTCCAATGGCGGTACAGGTTGGACCCATGGTCCCCCCGCAGGGGAAGATTCCAACCTTCGCG TCAAGAGCGTGTTGCTGTATTACCGTACCCATGATGTCCGGGATATGGCGGCTTTGGATAGCAGCTGTACTGTTAGCAACGTTTGTAAAGTCTAG
- a CDS encoding GPI-anchor transamidase, putative (Similar to TIGR gene model, INSD accession AAW45462.1) — translation MSLLARFRRRNAPPPPPPDPNSVNYTPEHVALAKTIARRQKLFRIFWRNISKIQAVLTFIGVLWLLALPYEGLWKNTYVDEHALQPAQVAVYFDWANVHKADVYLGELERISKSNSTFTQRTGYLQNAFSAAGLYTDNTTIATYAHVTPPRATGMETIIVSANWLSRDGSENLRGIAMLLALGDFLRGQNHWAFDFVLVVGEGYQSGLAEFMTQYHSLFSGVIWTGLNIDYPGHSFSHLGLFYEGTNGRLPNQDVINTVSKVAQYTGQVPLRYHNIPDQPLHRIPWVGRYLLAAKHLLHHFAYAALGRSSAGHGPLAKYRIDSLTLYCTPATGPHGFHTLGRTLESTLRSFNNLLERLHASYFFYLLPSPNHFIPVGNYLPAAVLLGASLTIGGLDCPAPLEGVGYLVLAFGSAFLLWAVAATTKTMTKTGSGWGIPILFSVVYAYYPRPRGQAHTSLRSMTFLLYGAFIPTLAMINFAQSILLAFFAHLYLHLYPFLAVTMPPTVLSILQKVGRVDLQEEWEVLGNLGWVGVYLVWVPLWILGVMLMGGGGVKSRD, via the exons ATGTCCCTTCTCGCCCGGTTTCGCAGGCGTAATGcgccaccaccaccaccaccggACCCAAACAGCGTCAACTATACACCAGAACATGTCGCTCTTGCAAAGACAATCGCCCGCAGACAAAAGCTCTTCCGGATATTCTGGAGGAATATCTCCAAGATACA AGCCGTCCTGACATTCATAGGCGTCCTTTGGTTACTCGCATTACCGTATGAAGGACTATGGAAAAACACATATGTGGATGAGCATGCGCTTCAGCCGGCGCAGGTTGCAGTGTACTTTGACTGGGCGAATGTACATAAAGCAGACGTGTACCTCGGTGAACTTGAACGGATATCAAAGTCAAACTCTACTTTTACACA ACGAACCGGGTACCTTCAGAATGCCTTTTCTGCAGCTGGATTATATACGGACAACACCACCATTGCTACATATGCACACGTCACGCCCCCTCGAGCGACAGGGATGGAAACAATTATCGTTTCTGCAAACTGGTTATCGAGAGATGGAAGCGAGAATCTCCGGGGAATAGCCATGCTCTTAGCCCTCGGGGATTTCCTAAGAG GCCAAAATCACTGGGCGTTTGATTTTGTTCTCGTTGTTGGAGAGGGATACCAATCGGGCCTTGCCGAGTTTATGACACAGTACCACTCTTTATTCTCTGGTGTCATCTGGACGGGCCTCAATATTGATTACCCGGGCCACTCATTCTCCCACCTTGGCCTCTTTTACG AGGGGACAAACGGCCGACTACCTAATCAAGATGTGATCAACACAGTCTCCAAAGTCGCTCAGTATACAGGACAAGTACCGTTGCGGTACCACAACATTCCCGATCAGCCTTTACACCGAATTCCGTGGGTGGGGAGGTACCTGCTTGCGGCCAAGCACTTGCTTCATCATTTCGCATATGCCGCTTTGGGCAGATCTAGCGCCGGACACGGTCCACTCGCAAA ATACCGTATCGACTCTCTCACACTATACTGTACCCCCGCAACAGGTCCCCACGGCTTCCATACCCTCGGGCGTACCCTCGAATCCACCCTCCGCTCATTCAACAACCTCCTCGAACGTCTTCACGCATCCTACTTTTTCTACCTCCTCCCTTCCCCTAACCACTTTATCCCAGTGGGCAACTATTTGCCGGCAGCGGTGCTGTTGGGCGCGAGTTTGACGATCGGTGGGTTGGATTGTCCGGCCCCGTTGGAGGGGGTGGGGTATTTGGTGTTGGCGTTTGGTTCCGCGTTTTTGCTTTGGGCGGTGGCGGCGACGACGAAGACGATGACGAAGACGGGGTCGGGGTGGGGGATACCGATATTGTTCTCGGTGGTGTATGCGTACTACCCCCGTCCCCGCGGCCAAGCGCACACATCCCTCAGATCCATGACGTTCCTCCTATACGGCGCGTTTATCCCTACACTCGCCATGATCAACTTTGCGCAATCCATCTTACTCGCCTTCTTTGCCCACTTGTACCTCCATCTGTATCCGTTCCTCG CAGTCACGATGCCCCCCACCGTGTTATCCATCTTGCAAAAGGTAGGGAGAGTGGATTTGCAAGAGGAGTGGGAAGTGTTGGGGAATTTGGGGTGGGTGGGGGTGTATCTCGTTTGGGTACCGCTTTGGATTTTGGGGGTCATGTTGATGGGGGGGGGCGGTGTTAAAAGTAGAGACTAG
- a CDS encoding uncharacterized protein (Similar to TIGR gene model, INSD accession AAW45457.1), which yields MWTTKVWRPPPIHLLWLVVVVLVFLTQADARSPHPAPLRRVTTTTSHLSILPRRPQNGLVPRYAGLLPPPPSTLKHSDSLVLTLDLPNLLPFAVKLFVKPSEHMFHPDARIKHGQQVIGELREEDWRLYTGDVVHPSYIDRLTALHAIGAHQPSSERSQIHGRASVMVHHPGNLDGHDAVWEGSFTVGGELYNVMTRENYERVKTRQDVTVEGVGRMVIFRQSDMRHDQGTNQTTTTAIPSCSHDSLAFNHPSNNPLFTTTHGTSSFSFLNPLGMFWKRSDTGGMTGSSNYINSINDTTGCPDTQQIVYMGVALDCNYVATYGSPDAARTQVLNNWNQVSALYKSSFKISLGIIELQVQNMTCPSTPVSGEEWNVGCDANVTLDTRLADFSAWRGAKGDDGAGLWHLMSACPTDSEVGVAWLGTLCQTDSTEQSSGTVSGTGISTASKTEWSLVAHEIGHGFGAIHDCTSGCSLTGSCCPLTTNTCNANGQFIMNPTTSTTEQTFSACTLGNICSNIGNRAVSTSCIQTPGQRTVISLQQCGNGIVEDGEDCDPGANTTSTCCDSSTCKFTAGAVCDPTSSTCCTSSCQYSPANTTCRAAVNDICDYPEYCTGTSAECPEDKTAKDGTSCGSDGLACASGTCTSLDKQCSTAGATMGLSKACGQRDDTSCVVACKDPNSTNSCVVLQTPLVDGSPCGYGGHCYNQTCESGSWQSTAAAWYKQNLQISIPVTIVVGLIVLAILFLIVRCIYRSCIRRGGSAAAGAAARKTKYVPANGDPYGRGPPPPHPTTGMQMAGVAAPLPALQRSFESRASVEPLMASSGAGAGAGYGRPNSEYAGHGHGGDGYGGQGYEYQAPQYSSSSFVTGTGGRQGGGGVYSQTGGWVDDRTWNGQYYGQQEAYGR from the exons ATGTGGACAACGAAGGTATGGAGGCCGCCTCCTATACATCTCCTATGGCTCGTGGTCGTAGTACTTGTATTCTTGACACAGGCCGACG CACGGTCACCTCACCCTGCGCCTCTACGGAGAGTCACAACAACCACCTCCCATTTATCCATCCTCCCTCGCAGGCCCCAAAACGGGCTCGTCCCACGATACGCTGGCCTTCTCCCTCCGCCGCCGTCTACGCTCAAACATTCCGATAGTCTCGTGCTTACGCTCGACCTTCCTAATCTCTTGCCGTTCGCGGTGAAGCTATTTGTAAAACCCTCGGAACACATGTTCCACCCTGATGCTCGGATAAAGCATGGGCAACAAGTAATTGGCGAAttgagagaagaagactggAGACTATACACTGGTGATGTAGTTCACCCTAGCTACATTGACAGATTGACCGCTCTCCATGCGATTGGCGCGCACCAGCCGTCATCCGAGAGGTCACAGATCCACGGTCGAGCCAGCGTCATGGTCCATCATCCCGGCAATCTTGACGGTCATGATGCCGTATGGGAAGGATCATTCACCGTCGGCGGAGAGCTCTATAATGTTATGACGAGGGAGAATTACGAAAGGGTAAAGACTCGGCAAGATGTCACTGTCGAGGGTGTAGGGCGAATGGTCATTTTTCGGCAAAGTGACATGAGGCACGACCAAGGCACCAACCaaacaacaacaacagccATACCTTCTTGTTCCCACGATTCGTTGGCATTCAACCATCCCTCCAACAACCCTTTAttcaccaccacccatggcacctcttcattctctttcctcaacCCCTTGGGGATGTTCTGGAAACGAAGCGATACGGGCGGTATGACCGGTTCGTCCAACTATATCAACTCGATCAACGATACCACCGGCTGTCCCGACACCCAACAAATCGTCTACATGGGCGTCGCCCTCGACTGCAACTATGTCGCCACATACGGTTCCCCTGACGCTGCGCGCACCCAAGTCCTCAACAACTGGAACCAAGTTTCCGCACTGTACAAATCCTCATTCAAAATCTCCCTCGGCATCATTGAACTGCAAGTCCAAAACATGACGTGCCCCTCGACGCCCGTATCGGGGGAAGAATGGAATGTCGGGTGCGATGCGAACGTTACGCTCGATACCCGACTAGCCGATTTCAGCGCATGGAGAGGCGCCAAGGGCGACGATGGCGCCGGTCTTTGGCACTTGATGAGTGCGTGCCCGACAGATTCTGAAGTGGGGGTGGCGTGGCTCGGGACGCTGTGTCAGACGGATAGCACAGAGCAGAGTTCCGGCACGGTTTCGGGGACGGGGATTAGTACCGCAAGTAAGACGGAGTGGAGTTTGGTCGCTCATGAAATCGGACATGG GTTTGGGGCGATTCACGATTGTACATCCGGCTGCTCTCTCACTGGCAGTTGTTGCCCTCTCACAACAAACACATGTAATGCAAACGGTCAATTCATCATGAACCCCACCACATCCACCACAGAACAAACCTTTTCCGCATGTACGTTGGGAAATATATGTAGTAATATTGGGAATAGAGCAGTGTCGACGAGTTGTATACAAACGCCAGGACAGAGAACTGTTATCAGTCTACAGCAGTGTGGCA ATGGGATtgtggaagatggagaggatTGCGATCCGGGAGCAAACACCACGTCCACATGCTGTGACTCTTCCA CATGTAAATTCACCGCTGGCGCCGTGTGCGACCCAACCAGCTCTACATGCTGTACCTCTTCCTGCCAATACTCACCTGCCAACACCACCTGCCGCGCGGCGGTGAACGATATCTGCGACTACCCCGAATACTGTACCGGCACATCTGCAGAATGTCCCGAAGATAAGACGGCGAAAGACGGGACGAGCTGTGGATCGGATGGGCTGGCGTGTGCGAGCGGGACGTGTACGAGTTTGGATAAGCAGTGTAGTACAGCAGGGGCGACGATGGGTTTGAGTAAAGCGTGTGGGCAGAGGGATGATACGAGCTGTGTGGTCGCGTGCAAGGATCCGAATTCAAC AAATTCTTGCGTGGTGCTCCAAACGCCTCTTGTGGATGGATCCCCATGCG GCTACGGCGGCCATTGTTACAACCAGACGTGCGAATCCGGATCATGGCAAAGTACCGCCGCCGCATGGTACAAACAAAACCTCCAAATCTCTATCCCAGTCACAATCGTCGTCGGTCTGATCGTCCTCGCCATCCTATTCTTGATCGTGCGCTGCATCTATCGCTCGTGTATTCgtcgaggaggaagtgCCGCCGCCGGCGCCGCAGCCCGAAAGACGAAATACGTACCGGCGAATGGAGATCCGTACGGCCGCGGCCCTCCTCCCCCCCATCCAACGACAGGGATGCAGATGGCGGGCGTGGCAGCGCCCCTGCCGGCTCTACAAAGAAGTTTCGAATCGCGTGCGTCGGTAGAACCATTGATGGCTAGTTCAGGGGCTGGTGCAGGTGCAGGGTATGGTAGGCCCAACAGCGAGTACGCTGGACACGGACACGGAGGGGACGGGTATGGGGGACAAGGGTACGAGTACCAAGCGCCACAGTATAGTTCTAGCTCGTTTGTGACCGGTACAGGTGGACGACaaggaggtggtggagTATACAGCCAGACGGGTGGATGGGTGGATGATCGGACGTGGAATGGACAATACTATGGACAACAGGAGGCTTACGGGAGGTAA
- a CDS encoding Glyceraldehyde 3-phosphate dehydrogenase, putative (Similar to TIGR gene model, INSD accession AAW45461.1), protein MTNPLLAQIQDSFFPPCRVGINGFGRIGRAAFRASLERDDLIVVAINHTAPSIDYLLHAIKYDSTHGTSRHANDLSIKDGALYYKDRRIELFSQRDPLLLDWKSAGVEYVVESTGKMTTVATAGAHIKSGARKVVISAPSKDAKTIVVGVNRKEYNSSMSVVSNASCTTNCLAPLAKVLNRAFGIEFGMMTTVHASTSSQPILDGYSKKNRRLGRGVGSNIIPTTTGAATAVQLVLPELAGKFTGVSVRVPVNNVSMVDLTVRLNKPVASKEELFRPIREASTGLSSLGPLANVLCVNDDELVSSDFLGWQHSCIVDSAASVMLNDRVFKIIAWYDNEYGYACRLLDLVRFIHEYDNGKVPTPTASGVQTPSGAQTPVLRAF, encoded by the exons ATGACTAACCCTTTGCTGGCGCAAATTCAAGACTCATTCTTCCCACCTTGCCGGGTTGGTATCAATGGATTTGGTCGTATAGGCCGTGCTGCCTTCCGAGCTTctttggaaagagatgaTCTTATTG TCGTCGCTATCAATCACACTGCTCCTTCGATCGACTACCTTTTACATGCTATTAAATATGATTCCACTCATGGAACTTCAAGACACGCCAACGACCTGTCTATCAAAGACGGCGCACTCTATTATAAGGATAGAAGAATTGAGCTGTTCAGCCAACGAGACCCTCTATTGCTCGACTGGAAGTCCGCTGGTGTAGAGTATGTCGTTGAGTCTACAGGGAAAATGACTACGGTGGCTACAGCTGGTGCTCATATCAAGAGTGGCGCGAGGAAGGTTGTAATTTCTGCACCTTCAAA GGATGCGAAGACCATTGTTGTTGGGGTGAACCGAAAGGAATACAACTCTTCCATGTCGGTTGTCTCAAATGCAAGCTGCACC ACCAACTGTCTTGCGCCTCTGGCAAAGGTTTTAAATCGTGCTTTCGGTATTGAGTTTGGAATGATGACCACC GTCCATGCTTCGACCTCCTCTCAACCCATTCTTGACGGTTACAGTAAAAAGAACCGTCGTCTAG GTCGTGGTGTTGGTTCAAACATCATCCCTACAACCACCGGTGCCGCAACAGCTGTGCAACTAGTCCTCCCTGAACTCGCCGGAAAGTTCACAG GCGTCTCCGTCCGTGTACCGGTCAACAATGTATCCATGGTCGACCTTACTGTCCGGCTCAATAAACCTGTCGCTTCCAAAGAAGAACTTTTCCGTCCTATCCGCGAGGCTTCTACAGGCCTCAGCAGTCTTGGTCCGCTAGCCAATGTTCTTTGTGTCAATGATGATGAGCTCGTTTCCTCCGACTTTTTGGGATGGCAGCATAGCTGTATCGTCGACTCGGCCGCGAGCGTCATGTTGAATGACAGAGTCTTTAAGATTATTGCATGGTATG ATAATGAGTACGGTTATGCCTGTCGATTATTGGACCTCGTGCGCTTTATTCACGAATACGACAATGGCAAAGTGCCGACTCCTACCGCTTCTGGTGTACAAACACCTTCTGGTGCTCAGACTCCTGTCCTTCGCGCCTTTTAG
- a CDS encoding Oxidoreductase, putative (Hypothetical Protein): MPTSLELFIEMGRLALAGQTVMVTGGSGGIGGAISRLFKKAGCNVIVLGSNQEKLDSFVKSLPTQGGEAWGYCCDLRDRKQIDAVVSKITEERSPIDILINNAGFAIAANAPFWEQDLDNVASVMDVNLSGLMTITHAVLKYSMMQRKPHPTGTILNISSITGHQAPVREFFEASYHTSKAGVEGFTNVLRHELVGTNIRVLLNRPGTTKTEFHARRHGYDKDKTDATYFGSCPLAADDIAVSCLYQCLQPERISVVLLETLGTAQRSLYSVDQEYESRNGQSECREWSE, encoded by the exons ATGCCGACCAGCTTAGAATTGTTTATTGAGATGGGTCGACTTGCTTTGGCTGGTCAGACGGTTATGGTC ACTGGTGGATCAGGAGGGATTGGAGGTGCTATCTCCAGGTTATTCAAAAAGGCAGGATGTAATGTCATTGTCCTCGGGTCAAACCAGGAGAAGCTGGATAGCTTTGTGAAATCTTTACCTACCCAGGGCGGAGAGGCCTGGGGGTACTGCTGTGACCTGAGAGATAGAAAACAAATTGATGCAGTTGTAAGCAAAATCACTGAAGAGCGCTCGCCGATCGACATTCTCATTAACAAT GCAGGCTTTGCAATCGCTGCCAACGCTCCCTTTTGGGAGCAAGATCTTGACAACGTCGCGTCGGTGATGGACGTAAACCTGAGCGGCCTTATGACTATTACTC ATGCTGTGCTCAAATACAGCATGATGCAACGCAAACCTCACCCCACCGGTACTATCCTCAATATCTCGAGCATCACTGGCCATCAAGCTCCTGTTCGAGAGTTCTTTGAAGCTTCTTATCATACTTCCAAG GCGGGGGTTGAGGGCTTCACAAACGTATTGCGTCACGAATTGGTAGGCACAAACATTCGCGTGCTTCTCAACAGGCCGGGGACAACAAAAACGGAGTTCCATGCCCGCCGACACGGATACGACAAAGACAAAACTGATGCCACTTATTTTGGTTCCTGTCCTTTGGCTGCGGATGACATTGCCGTCAGCTGTTTATACCAATGCCTTCAGCCTGAGAGAATATCAGTCGTCCTGTTGGAGACACTTGGAACAGCGCAGAGGAGTTTGTACTCTGTTGATCAGGAGTATGAGTCGAGAAATGGGCAATCTGAATGTCGAGAATGGTCGGAATAA
- a CDS encoding Hypothetical Protein (Similar to TIGR gene model, INSD accession AAW45459.1): MEKYSNWRPFLPPVSPRSGSSLIAALLAPLCIVHSLVRSILLGVLGTIHVLLVDWLCLLFVPIPPIYRVINGSLTALSCRLALVLMGYWWISTEMVSPRRGKAGVSQISKRSPRRGDVILANWTSYVEVLYLAFRHNPTFLLPVYSNDIFQELPKTGRHTGTGSAAINTPTAAVQPPLLGYLPYTLTSLLARTGLPPAQYEVPPKGMYKTLREARRKEKRPVVLFPEGTTGNGRAILKFGEGILAEGDVGGDDEGIVWVKFFSATCPLPTPLKHLFFSQLYTPTLYSRRSLHIRTLHPAASPSSPSFLPGEILNNQPGGLDAAGKDHKNVWREACAVVLAETGKVRRVKGMGWAEKKAFLEYWARGGRR; encoded by the exons ATGGAAAAATACTCAAACTGGAGG CCATTCCTCCCTCCAGTCTCCCCTCGATCTGGCTCTTCATTAATTGCAGCCCTCCTCGCTCCCCTGTGTATCGTACACTCCCTCGTCAGGAGTATCCTCCTCGGTGTACTTGGAACAATACATGTCTTACTCGTGGATTGGCTATGTCTCTTATTC GTGCCTATCCCACCGATCTATCGCGTGATTAATGGGAGTTTGACGGCGCTGAGTTGTAGGTTGGCGTTGGTGCTTATGGGATATTGGTGGATCTCAACGGAGATGGTTTCTCCTCGACGAGG AAAAGCAGGGGTGTCTCAAATTTCTAAGCGGTCCCCTAGAAGGGGAGATGTAATCCTTGCAAACTGGACTAGTTATGTAGAGGTGTTGTATTTGGCTTTCAG ACACAACCCTACATTCCTCCTCCCCGTTTATTCCAATGATATCTTCCAAGAACTACCCAAGACAGGGCGTCACACAGGTACTGGTTCAGCCGCTATTAACACCCCTACGGCTGCTGTCCAGCCTCCACTCCTCGGTTATCTCCCTTACACTCTTACTTCTCTTCTCGCTCGTACCGGCCTCCCTCCTGCACAGTACGAGGTACCTCCCAAGGGAATGTACAAGACCCTTCGAGAAGCTagaagaaaggagaagaggcCTGTTGTACTTTTCCCTGAAGGGACGACAGGGAATGGAAGAGCCATACTCAAATTTGGAGAAGGGATTTTGGCGGAGGGAGATGTCGGtggggatgatgaaggaATTGTTTGGGTCAAATTCTTCAG CGCCACATGCCCTCTGCCCACTCCACTCAAgcacctcttcttctcccagCTTTACACCCCTACGCTCTACTCGCGCCGCTCGTTGCACATCCGGACCCTGCATCCAGCCGcttctccctcttctccatctttcCTTCCAGGGGAGATCCTAAACAACCAGCCTGGGGGTTTGGACGCGGCAGGGAAGGATCATAAGAATGTCTGGAGGGAGGCGTGCGCTGTGGTGCTTGCTGAGACTGGGAAAGTTCGACGAGTGAAGGGGATGGGATGGGCGGAAAAGAAGGCTTTTCTGGAATATTGGGCAAGAGGTGGGAGAAGGTAG